GGTGTTTCTAAAGGGGAGCAGAAAGATGTGTTCTCACACTGAAACTGTACAAGAATGTCAAGGTGTCGAGACAGAAGACTGACCACCAGTCATTTTGAAACTCTTAAAAGTTTTACCTGCAGGTTGTGACTGACTTCCATGCTGACTTTGGGCAGAGACACAGCTACAGCTGTCTCCTGCAGTTTGCCCATCCACGTATCCAGCTGCTTCTTGGTCAACATCTTCTCCAGTCTCTCCAGAGGTTCCACGCGGTGAGGCATGATGAACAATACAGTGGACTTCTTATGAGCCAGGGGCATGCTCAGAATGGACAGCTTATTGGATTTGTCATCAAGGTAGCCATAGAggcctgaagaaaaaaatcaaaatatattACAAATATTAGCCTCCTCACCTGACAAAACTTGAGGGAACCTCCACATGCAATTTCTCGCTTTCCAAACTACCAACAAGATAACATATGATGGATCCATTATACATATGTAGTGTTGTCCATatatttacatgaaaacagcacaggATATGAATAAATGCATGCCCAGCTGTGCAGTCACCcaactgtaatttttgcatcatgaAATGCATACtattcattttgtttaaattttacagCCATGATGTCTGAGCTATGATGGTCTAGAACTGATGGAAAATGGTGTTCATCTAAGGttgataaaaacagaaatattaaactactattttttaaatgaaccacattaaatgttaaatgttcgAACCCACCATAAGACACCTACCTGTTCGGTGCATCATTTCAAGAGAAACCGTGTAGCTACGGGAAACCATAAATCCACGGTTGTCCACCATCTTATGATGAAACTGCTCATCCCAGTGAGCTGTgagaaaatattcagttaatTTTGAATCTGTTTAAGGGAATAAAATAGAATACTATATAGATTTATTTACTCACGTTTGAAAAACATAGCATTGACAATCATTGCCCCGTCAGTCTTTTCCACATCCTTGGTGACCTCAGGCAGTTTGCCATCAGTGGACTTGGCCGCCCACTCGTTGATGGAGTTTACAGCACTCTTCTTATCCCTGAAGTTTATCTTTGAGGGGTCACATTTATAGTGTTCTTTGCTGCTCTTCACAAAATCATCCACAAAATTGACAGAGCTGGGTCCATACAGGCGGTTGCTAATCTTCCAGGTGACGTTGCGGGTCTTTGGGTCGCTCACCTCGGTCAGGAGCTCAGCCAGGCCGGAGTGCAGCTGCTCATCTTTAACTTTAGCTGCATTCAGAATGGTCTTTACCTGAGATGCAGTGGAGGCCTTCCCCCCAAGAGCCACCAGACCCAGAGAGGAGGCCACTACTACAGGAGAAATGAGGATGTTCTCAACGTCTTTCTCCTTTGCCATGTTTTGGTAGAGACTGAATGCTAAGTTCACGCTGTTGTCAGCCAAGATGGTGGCGTGGTTACTCAGGACTTTGTCTGCTGATGCAGAGGTGGCAGCTGAGGCTGCTGTGGCCAGAAGAACCAGGGACACCAAGTTTGTTACCCACATGGTGAAGTGCTAATGAGGGAAAACCTATGAAAGACAAACATACTGTCACAAACATCATGTACTTGCCTAAAATGAATGTTACCTGAGTAGATGTTGGTTCTTTTCCAGTTTGAAGCATCTTGAAATATCTTATTGTTCCCTAACCCAGGACGCACATATTCTGCTAGATTTAAAATTTACTCTGAAGGTTTAGAAAGCAGGACTGGTGGTTAGCCCATGCCACTTAAAGTAGATCTATCCAAGTAGACCTCAAGTAGAGACTTACATAACAGCCACGTAGACAGCTGCAGGATGTGTCTAAGCCAAAACACTGGAATGAGTTGTTCATGACCTGGCCATGcaaaaaattaaagatttttaaaaatctcttaTAGAAGAATGTGTGTGGTTGATGCTGATTGGTTACATGTGGCATGGGAGAAGTGGCCTGGCACATATTCAGCCAATGTCAGGATTTTATTACACTCCACGTAAATAGAGCATATGTGTGCTGTCAGCAGAGGAACCTTTGTATGTAAGAACAGTTACAGAT
This genomic stretch from Acanthochromis polyacanthus isolate Apoly-LR-REF ecotype Palm Island chromosome 17, KAUST_Apoly_ChrSc, whole genome shotgun sequence harbors:
- the serpinh1a gene encoding serpin H1a, with translation MWVTNLVSLVLLATAASAATSASADKVLSNHATILADNSVNLAFSLYQNMAKEKDVENILISPVVVASSLGLVALGGKASTASQVKTILNAAKVKDEQLHSGLAELLTEVSDPKTRNVTWKISNRLYGPSSVNFVDDFVKSSKEHYKCDPSKINFRDKKSAVNSINEWAAKSTDGKLPEVTKDVEKTDGAMIVNAMFFKPHWDEQFHHKMVDNRGFMVSRSYTVSLEMMHRTGLYGYLDDKSNKLSILSMPLAHKKSTVLFIMPHRVEPLERLEKMLTKKQLDTWMGKLQETAVAVSLPKVSMEVSHNLQKHLQELGLTEAVDKSKADLSNISGKKGLYLSSVFHASAMEWDTEGNEMDTSIYATDKLKNPSLFYADHPFIFLVKDQKTNSILFIGRMVRPKGEKMRDEL